One Vibrio sp. CDRSL-10 TSBA genomic region harbors:
- a CDS encoding riboflavin synthase — translation MFTGIVEAVGTLTAITPKGEDISISVDAGALDMSDVKLGDSIATNGVCLTVVAFDDHSYSADLSLETLKKSGFAHYKVGDKVNLEKAMLPTTRFGGHIVSGHVDGVGEIVERNAVGRAIEFWVAIPAELSKYIAEKGSVTVDGISLTVNDLRKNAFKLTIVPHTSQETTIDQFQVGHKVNLEVDVLARYLERLLQGGRQAEQPESRITMEFLQQNGFA, via the coding sequence ATGTTTACTGGAATTGTCGAAGCGGTCGGTACGCTGACTGCGATTACGCCAAAAGGCGAGGACATCAGCATCTCTGTCGATGCCGGCGCTCTGGATATGAGTGATGTCAAACTCGGGGACAGTATTGCTACCAATGGTGTCTGTCTGACCGTGGTGGCATTTGATGACCACAGCTACAGCGCTGATTTGTCGCTCGAGACCCTGAAAAAGTCGGGTTTTGCTCACTACAAAGTGGGTGACAAAGTAAACTTAGAAAAAGCCATGTTACCGACAACCCGTTTTGGTGGTCATATCGTGTCGGGTCACGTGGATGGCGTAGGTGAAATCGTTGAACGTAATGCGGTCGGTCGGGCGATCGAATTCTGGGTCGCGATTCCAGCTGAGCTGAGCAAGTACATCGCCGAGAAAGGTTCGGTAACGGTTGATGGTATCAGCTTAACCGTCAATGACTTGCGTAAAAATGCGTTTAAACTGACCATAGTGCCGCACACTTCCCAAGAGACGACGATCGACCAGTTCCAGGTCGGACATAAAGTGAACCTGGAAGTGGATGTGCTGGCCCGTTATCTGGAGCGACTGCTGCAGGGCGGTCGTCAAGCCGAGCAGCCAGAGTCACGCATTACAATGGAATTCTTACAACAAAATGGTTTCGCGTAA
- the nrdR gene encoding transcriptional regulator NrdR, protein MHCPFCSENDTKVIDSRLVADGHQVRRRRQCLACNERFTTFETAELVMPRVIKSNGNREPFDEDKMVGGLQRALEKRPVSADSIDLAITTIKSKLRATGEREVPSKLIGNLVMEQLKELDKVAYIRFASVYRSFEDVREFGEEIAKLED, encoded by the coding sequence ATGCATTGTCCTTTTTGTTCTGAGAACGATACAAAAGTGATCGACTCACGTCTGGTTGCAGATGGCCACCAGGTGCGCCGCCGTCGCCAGTGTCTGGCTTGTAATGAACGTTTCACCACATTTGAAACGGCCGAACTGGTGATGCCGCGTGTAATCAAGTCTAACGGCAACCGTGAACCGTTTGATGAAGACAAAATGGTAGGTGGTTTGCAGCGTGCACTGGAAAAACGTCCGGTCAGCGCCGATTCAATTGATCTGGCTATCACCACCATCAAATCCAAATTACGTGCTACCGGCGAACGAGAAGTGCCGAGTAAGCTTATCGGCAATCTGGTCATGGAGCAGCTCAAAGAGCTGGATAAAGTGGCCTACATCCGTTTTGCCTCGGTATATCGCAGTTTTGAAGATGTACGTGAATTTGGTGAAGAGATTGCCAAACTAGAAGATTGA